Part of the Arcobacter sp. F155 genome, TTTTAAGTGCAGTATAAACCATAGCATCAAGTGGGTTTGATACGATAATAACAATTGCTTTTGAAGCATAAGTTTTAATATCATCTATTACACTTTTCATAATTTTTGCATTTGTAAGAAGTAAATCATCTCTACTCATTCCAGGTTTTCGTGGGATTCCAGCTGTTACAACTATAACATCACTATTTTCTAAATCTTTTCCATCACGTGCTGCTTGAACTACGGTATGAGATTTTGCAGCATTTGCACTTTGAGAAATATCTAATGCCATAGCTTGAACTATATTTTCACGTATATCTTTTAGGACAATAGAAGAGCAAATACCCTTATTTGCTAAAGCATATGCTAAAGTTGAACCTACATTACCAACTCCAATAATACTTACTTTTTTGTTAATCAAGATATTTCCTTTTATTTTTTGAAATTATAACTTTTTGGGCATAAAAAAAGGCAAAGCCAAAGCTTCGCCTTTTATTTTTAGAACTTAATTATTAACCAATAATTGAGTTTAATGTAGCAGATGGTCTCATTGCAGCAAATGCTTTTTCATCATTTGGTAAGTAATAACCACCAATATCAGAAGGTTTACCGTGACCTGCAACTAATTCAGCAACGATTTTTTCTTCATTTTCAGTCATTGCTTTTGCAATTGGTTCAAACTCAGCTTTTAAATCTGCATCATCATTTTGTGCAGCTAATTCTTGAGCCCAGTACATTGCAAGATAGAAGTGAGAACCTCTATTATCAATACCACCTAATTTTCTTGAAGGTGATTTGTCATTTTCTAGGAAGCTTCCAGTAGCTTTATCTAATGTATCAGCTAATACTTTTGCTTTTGCATTGTCTTGAGTATTTGCTAAGTGCTCAAATGAAGCAGCTAATGCCATAAATTCACCTAATGAATCCCATCTTAAGTAAGACTCTTCAACGAATTGTTGAACGTGCTTAGGAGCAGAACCACCAGCACCAGTTTCAAACAATCCACCACCTTGCATTAATGGAACGATTGATAACATTTTTGCAGATGTTCCAAGCTCTAAGATTGGGAATAAGTCAGTGTTATAATCTCTTAATACGTTTCCAGTTACAGAAATAGTATCAAGACCTTTTCTCATTCTCTCTAAAGATTTTTTAGTAGCTTCTAATGGAGCCATAATAGAAATATCTAAACCAGAAGTATCGTGGTCTTTTAAGTACTCATTTACTTTTTTGATAAGTTCTGCATCGTGAGCTCTATTTTCATCTAACCAGAAAATAGCTGGAGTATCAGATAATCTAGCTCTAGTTACTGCTAATTTAACCCAATCTCTAATTGGAGCATCTTTAGCTTGGCACATTCTAAAGATATCACCTTCTTCAACGTCAAATGTAAATACATCATTTCCATCTTTATCAGTAACTTTGATAGTTCCTTTACCTTCAGCTTGGAAAGTTTTATCATGAGAACCATACTCTTCAGCTTTTTTAGCCATTAAACCAACATTTGGAACCGTTCCCATTGTAGTTGGATCTAATGCACCATTTTCTTTACAATCATCAATAACTGCTTGGAAAGATTTTGCATAACATCTATCTGGAATCATTGCTAAAGTATCTTCTTCTTTATCTTCAGTATTCCACATTTTACCACCACCTCTAATCATAGCAGGCATAGATGCATCAATAATTACATCTGATGGTACGTGTAGGTTTGTAATTCCTTTTGCAGAGTTAACCATAGCAAGTCTTGGTTGTTTTGCATATACTGCATCAATATCAGCTAAAATTTCAGCTTTTTTGTCTGCATCAACTTCATCTAACTTAGAGTATAAATCACCAAGACCATTGTTGAAGTTAACACCTAATGAATCAAATAATTCACCGTGTTTAGCAATTAAATCTTTGAAGTATACTTTAACAGCATATCCAAACATAATTGGGTCAGAAACTTTCATCATTGTAGCTTTTAAGTGTAAAGATAATAATACATCTCTTTGCTTAGCTTCATCAATTGCTTTTTGGTAGAACTCTTGTAATGCTTTTGCACTCATTCTTGTAGCATCAATAACTTCACCAGCTTCTAATGGAGTTGAAGCTTTTAATACTTTTTCATTTCCATTTTCGTCAACAAAAGAGATTTTTACATCATTTTCAGAAGTCATAGTAGTAGAAACTTCAGCACCATAGAAGTCATCAGCATCCATATGTGCTACGTCAGTTTTAGAGTCTTTTACCCATTCACCCATTCTATGAGGGTTGTTTTTAGCATAGTTCTTAACAGCTCCTGGAGCTCTTCTATCTGAGTTTCCTTCTCTAAGTACTGGGTTAACAGCAGAACCTAAGATTTTTGCATATCTTGCAGAAATCTCTTCAGATTCGTCATAGTTAGGTACTTTGTAACCTTTTGATTGTAGCTCTGCGATCGCTGCTTTTAATTGTGGAATAGATGCAGAGATATTTGGTAATTTTACAATATTAGCATTTGGGTCTTGAGTTAATTCACCAAGTTCGCTTAAGTGATCACCAATTCTTTGTTCTTCAGTTAAGTTCTCTGGGAAGTTTGCGATAATTCTTCCTGCAAGTGAGATATCTTTTGTTACCATTTCAATACCAGAGCTTTTTGTGAAAGCTTTGATAATAGGTAAAAATGAATACGTTGCTAAAGCAGGTGCTTCATCAACTTTTGTGTATATGATTTTTGACATGTCTA contains:
- a CDS encoding NADP-dependent isocitrate dehydrogenase, which encodes MSKIIYTKVDEAPALATYSFLPIIKAFTKSSGIEMVTKDISLAGRIIANFPENLTEEQRIGDHLSELGELTQDPNANIVKLPNISASIPQLKAAIAELQSKGYKVPNYDESEEISARYAKILGSAVNPVLREGNSDRRAPGAVKNYAKNNPHRMGEWVKDSKTDVAHMDADDFYGAEVSTTMTSENDVKISFVDENGNEKVLKASTPLEAGEVIDATRMSAKALQEFYQKAIDEAKQRDVLLSLHLKATMMKVSDPIMFGYAVKVYFKDLIAKHGELFDSLGVNFNNGLGDLYSKLDEVDADKKAEILADIDAVYAKQPRLAMVNSAKGITNLHVPSDVIIDASMPAMIRGGGKMWNTEDKEEDTLAMIPDRCYAKSFQAVIDDCKENGALDPTTMGTVPNVGLMAKKAEEYGSHDKTFQAEGKGTIKVTDKDGNDVFTFDVEEGDIFRMCQAKDAPIRDWVKLAVTRARLSDTPAIFWLDENRAHDAELIKKVNEYLKDHDTSGLDISIMAPLEATKKSLERMRKGLDTISVTGNVLRDYNTDLFPILELGTSAKMLSIVPLMQGGGLFETGAGGSAPKHVQQFVEESYLRWDSLGEFMALAASFEHLANTQDNAKAKVLADTLDKATGSFLENDKSPSRKLGGIDNRGSHFYLAMYWAQELAAQNDDADLKAEFEPIAKAMTENEEKIVAELVAGHGKPSDIGGYYLPNDEKAFAAMRPSATLNSIIG